A stretch of Henckelia pumila isolate YLH828 chromosome 4, ASM3356847v2, whole genome shotgun sequence DNA encodes these proteins:
- the LOC140862402 gene encoding uncharacterized protein: protein METSIGQLANPLKDSNRGQFPSNTEDREEHSRHLRTVLEVLQERKLLSKFGKCEFWLERVAFLGHIIFESGVEVDPFKVQAVKEWSAPRNASKICSFLGLAGYYRKFINEFSSIVVPLTELTKKNAKFVWSPKCQESFDVLKEALTSAPVLAMPSGHSDFVVYTNDSKLGLGSVLMQRDRVIAYASSYHPGKANVVADTLSRETAVIASMTVSRPLQDEIKRFGLEFYVEGRAPRLSSLTVQTTLFDCIRVAQAADEQLRKWRQIYEEKDSGLYSVVDGIVKFRGQFWVLAALGTKLLFSTAFHAQTDGQSDRATIGMAPYKALYGRPFRSPVLWTEIGERSELGPKIVQQTAEVVAKIRDRMRTAWSRQKNYVNHRRKDLEFLVGDHVFVRVVPMKGVMRFEKKREIGTKVYRTI, encoded by the exons GATAGGGAAGAGCATTCGCGGCATTTGAGAACGGTTCTAGAGGTGCTCCAAGAGCGGAAGTTGTTGTCTAAGTTcggaaaatgtgagttttggctggaGAGAGTAGCATTCTTGGGTCATATCATTTTCGAGAGCGGTGTTGAGGTAGACCCCTTcaaggttcaagcagtgaaggagtggtctgCACCCAGAAACGCATCGAAGATTTGCAGTTTTCTCGGATTGGCCGGTTATTATAGGAAGTTTATCAATGAATTTTCATCCATTGTTGTGCCTTTGACAgaattgaccaagaagaatgctaaGTTTGTTTGGAGCCCGAAGTGCCAAGAGAGCTTTGATGtgttgaaggaagctcttacgtCAGCACCAGTTTTGGCTATGCCATCAGGGCATAGTGATTTTGTGGTTTACACTAATGATTCCAAGTTGGGACTGGGATCAGTTCTTATGCAACGAGATAGAgtcattgcttatgcttctag TTACCACCCGGGTAAAGCCAATGTAGTCGCAGATACTTTGAGCCGGGAGACAGCAGTGATTGCTTCTATGACagtgtctagaccgttgcaggATGAGATTAAGAGATTCGGACTAGAGTTTTATGTTGAGGGTAGAGCTCCTAGATTGTCATCTTTGACAGTGCAGACTACATTATTTGACTGTATCAGAGTTGCTCAAGCAGCTGATGAGCAGTTGAGAAAGTGGAGACAGATATATGAGGAGAAAGACAGTGGTCTGTATTCggtggtagatgggattgtgaaGTTTAGAGGTCAATTTTGGGTGCTCGCAG CCTTGGGTACGAAGCTTTTGTTCAGCACTGCTTTTCACGCGCAGACGGATGGTCAGTCCGATagg GCCACCATTGGTATGGCGCCTTACAAGGCACTCTATGGGAGACCGTTTAGATCACCGGTATTGTGGACCGAGATTGGTGAGAGGTCAGAGTTGGGACCCAAGATTGTTCAGCAGACTGCCGAggttgtagccaagatccgtgataggatgaggactgcatgGAGCAGGCAGAAGAATTACGTTAATCATAGGAGGAAGGACTTGGAGTTCTTGGTGGGAGATCATGTGTTTGTCCGGGTAGTTCCTATGAAGGGTGTAATGAGATTCGAGAAGAAAAGGGAAATTGGCACCAAGGTTTATAGGACCATTTGA